In the genome of Sebastes umbrosus isolate fSebUmb1 chromosome 14, fSebUmb1.pri, whole genome shotgun sequence, one region contains:
- the LOC119502318 gene encoding telethonin, giving the protein MKPICSALEKRNGVVVGAELACSVREENKADRESYSADWHSVSLKTQPQDRQTMNMNDDSRRETLSRQWLARTLKQTCPSGVFRVGTVERGVREHQLLPKRKSLPLPIFVPAELGIRLGRGAPHTEEDLQPFPIPDGACPSKRTVDEITRDLPPVKPTLMEFVKGPRDLGRSVSQEAQRG; this is encoded by the exons ATGAAGCCAATCTGTAGCGCCCTGGAGAAGCGTAACGGCGTGGTGGTGGGAGCTGAGCTGGCCTGCAGCGTTCGGGAGGAGAACAAGGCTGACAGGGAGAGCTACAGCGCCGACTGGCATAGTGTCAGTCTCAAGACTCAACCTCAGGACAG ACAGACAATGAACATGAATGACGACTCTCGCAGGGAGACTCTGTCCCGGCAGTGGCTGGCCCGTACGCTGAAACAGACCTGCCCCTCTGGTGTCTTCCGAGTGGGCACCGTGGAAAGAGGAGTGAGGGAGCACCAGCTGTTGCCAAAGAGGAAAAGCCTCCCCTTGCCCATCTTCGTCCCCGCAGAGCTGGGCATCAGGCTCGGACGTGGAGCCCCGCACACCGAGGAGGACTTGCAGCCCTTCCCCATCCCGGACGGAGCCTGTCCCAGCAAGAGGACCGTGGACGAGATCACAAGAGACCTGCCCCCAGTCAAGCCCACCCTCATGGAGTTCGTCAAAGGGCCCAGAGACCTGGGTCGCTCCGTGTCTCAAGAGGCCCAGAGagggtga
- the LOC119501878 gene encoding proline-rich protein 29-like yields the protein MAWTEDIYPHFEPHDFQIFPAPQQPTTILQQLPATMMPPGSAPSIRPGGHVKEDLVELMMIQNAQMHQVIMNNMTMSALSSFGYSSPPSGPAAPRDLVIIQENEADPDVYHHYYQPAPYLSYHTSWLQPQATLVYQDPNKPTSPPPHRDRPVPPPSSTRPVGAGVTPAAENNRAAEAEAETKRD from the exons ATGGCGTGGACAGAAGATATTTATCCACACTTTGAGCCGCATGATTTTCAGATATTTCCT GCTCCTCAGCAGCCCACCACTATCCTGCAGCAGCTCCCAGCGACCATGATGCCTCCTGGCTCTGCTCCTTCCATTAGGCCCGGTGGTCATGTCAAGGAGG ACCTTGTGGAGCTGATGATGATCCAGAACGCCCAGATGCACCAGGTCATCATGAATAACATGACCATGTCGGCTCTCAGCTCGTTCGGATACTCCAGCCCTCCGTCGGGCCCTGCG GCTCCCAGAGATCTGGTTATAATTCAAGAGAATGAGGCTGACCCAGATGTATACCACCACTATTACCAGCCTGCCCCTTACCTGTCCTACCATACATCATGGCTCCAGCCTCAGGCTACACTGGTCTACCAGGACCCCAACAAacccacctctcctcctccacacagagacag GCCTGTTCCCCCACCCAGCAGCACTAGACCTGTAGGAGCCGGTGTCACGCCTGCAGCAG agAACAACAGGGCTGCTGAAGCTGAAGCAGAGACGAAGAGAGACTGA